One Desulfosalsimonas propionicica DNA window includes the following coding sequences:
- the gdhA gene encoding NADP-specific glutamate dehydrogenase: protein MQSVIEKVKHTDPGQKEFHQAVTEVLETLEPTAEKHPEFVKAGIYERIVEPERAILFRVPWVDDRGEVHVNRGFRVQFNNAIGPFKGGIRFHPSVNLSIIKFLGFEQVFKNSLTTLPMGGGKGGSDFDPKGKTDNEIMRFCQAFMRELSRHIGPETDVPAGDIGVGAREIGFLYGYYKKLRNEHTGVLTGKALEYGGSLIRPEATGYGTVYFAAEMLATRGLDFKDKTVAVSGSGNVAQFAIEKVNEMGGRIVSVSDSAGTVIDEKGIDNDKTCYLMELKNVHRGRVSEYADKYKTVCFEGKSVWDVIREQDIKVDIALPCATQNEIEAQNAQALIKNGCMCVAEGANMPSTPEAVKVYQDNGILYGPGKAANAGGVATSGLEMSQNSLKLSWSREEVDRRLQTIMKDIHQSCLDAAEAYGKKGNYVMGANIAGFVKVARAMLAYGVV, encoded by the coding sequence ATCCAAAGCGTTATTGAAAAAGTCAAACACACAGACCCCGGCCAGAAGGAGTTTCACCAGGCCGTCACCGAGGTGCTTGAAACACTTGAGCCCACGGCTGAAAAGCACCCGGAATTTGTAAAGGCCGGGATTTATGAGCGGATCGTGGAGCCTGAAAGGGCAATTTTGTTCCGTGTTCCCTGGGTGGATGACAGGGGAGAGGTTCATGTCAACCGCGGCTTCCGGGTTCAGTTCAACAATGCCATCGGCCCGTTTAAAGGCGGCATCCGGTTTCATCCCTCGGTCAATTTAAGCATCATCAAATTTCTGGGCTTTGAACAGGTTTTTAAAAATTCACTCACCACCCTTCCCATGGGCGGCGGCAAGGGCGGCTCCGACTTTGACCCCAAGGGCAAGACCGACAATGAAATCATGCGGTTCTGCCAGGCCTTCATGCGGGAATTATCCCGGCACATCGGCCCGGAAACCGATGTCCCGGCCGGTGACATCGGTGTGGGGGCAAGGGAGATCGGCTTTTTGTACGGATATTACAAAAAGCTTCGAAACGAGCATACCGGCGTGCTTACCGGAAAGGCCCTGGAATACGGGGGCAGCCTGATCCGGCCCGAGGCCACCGGCTACGGCACCGTCTATTTTGCCGCTGAAATGCTGGCCACCCGGGGCCTGGATTTCAAGGACAAAACAGTGGCCGTCAGCGGATCGGGCAATGTGGCCCAGTTTGCCATTGAAAAGGTCAACGAAATGGGCGGCCGGATTGTTTCGGTTTCGGATTCAGCCGGCACGGTCATTGATGAAAAGGGTATTGACAACGACAAGACCTGCTATCTCATGGAGCTTAAAAACGTGCACCGCGGGCGGGTCTCGGAATACGCAGACAAATACAAAACCGTCTGCTTTGAAGGAAAAAGCGTCTGGGATGTGATCCGTGAGCAGGACATCAAGGTCGACATTGCCCTGCCGTGCGCCACCCAGAATGAAATCGAGGCCCAAAACGCCCAGGCCCTGATCAAAAACGGGTGCATGTGCGTGGCCGAAGGCGCCAATATGCCCTCCACCCCGGAAGCCGTAAAAGTCTACCAGGACAACGGCATCCTTTATGGTCCGGGAAAAGCGGCCAATGCCGGCGGCGTGGCCACCTCGGGCCTGGAAATGAGCCAAAACAGCCTCAAGCTCTCCTGGAGCCGGGAGGAAGTTGACCGCAGGCTGCAGACGATCATGAAAGACATCCACCAGTCCTGCCTGGATGCGGCAGAGGCCTACGGGAAAAAAGGCAATTACGTCATGGGCGCCAATATTGCCGGTTTTGTCAAAGTGGCCAGGGCCATGCTCGCCTACGGCGTGGTGTAA
- a CDS encoding PEP/pyruvate-binding domain-containing protein, whose amino-acid sequence MKISTMAYYSHVSTGWPSLDTIIDHLRRGDNVVWQVDSIDDYQRLVTPFVNSALARNERVVYMRFARHIPLVEPRDNIVVYHLRTENGFESFSAEVHSIITRQGRDVCYVFDSLSDLQHVWATDLMIGDFFFITCPYLFELNTTAYFGILRNRHSFKAIARIRETTQVLIDVYNYQGQVCVHPIKVQHRYSPTMFFPHIKKKDELMPVINSVEATRLFSYLADHQAVSAQRRLDYWDRLFMQARSLLESGAGGAEKKDMVEQLSRLLLTRNKRLLSMIRRHLGLEDLLMIKERLIGTGFIGGKSLGMLMARKILTQDRAFDWSQVIEPHDSFYIGSDVFYSYIVQNGWWKLFMAHKTRTGYFSRAAELREKMLNGVFPEEITEQFQLMLEYFGQSPIIVRSSSLLEDAFGSAFAGKYESFFCVNQGSPEKRYEKFEEAVRRIFASTMSEDALAYRLQRGLDQMDEQMALLVQRVSGAYHQRFFYPELAGVGLSYNPFVWKKGMDPHAGMIRLVFGLGTRAVNRVENDYPRIVATDDPLVRPLAGMHDIRKFSQHYIDLLNLEQNDIQSLSVQELLEKQRPEKFDLLATRDEEADREMRRMGRPQKDIWILTFDLFLTRTSFIDWMKRMLSRLEKAYEYPVDVEFTVNFNQSDQLQINLLQCRPLQTIGDRSRVFLPSSVPPDRILVRMEGNFMGGNISQPISRIIFVDCQAYAGLSRSEKYSVARLVGRLNRQIPDREKMPTLLMGPGRWGTHTPEMGVAVHFSEINHIAAIAEISYQDGSLIPDLSFGTHFFHDLIETGIFYLAIYPESPGVEFNARWIRSLPNALEETAEEDTRLSHVVRVVDTAGLGLKLQSDVAGQRVICYRE is encoded by the coding sequence GTGAAGATTTCAACAATGGCCTATTACTCCCATGTCAGCACAGGCTGGCCAAGCCTGGATACAATCATTGATCACCTGCGCCGGGGCGATAACGTGGTCTGGCAGGTCGACAGCATCGATGATTACCAGCGTCTTGTAACGCCCTTTGTCAATAGCGCACTGGCAAGAAATGAGCGGGTGGTCTACATGCGTTTTGCCCGGCATATTCCGCTGGTGGAGCCCCGCGATAACATTGTGGTCTATCATTTAAGAACCGAAAACGGGTTTGAATCTTTCTCCGCCGAGGTCCATAGCATTATCACCCGCCAGGGGCGGGATGTCTGCTATGTTTTTGATTCATTGTCGGATTTGCAGCATGTCTGGGCCACGGACCTGATGATCGGGGATTTTTTTTTCATCACCTGCCCGTATTTGTTTGAACTCAATACCACCGCCTATTTCGGAATTTTGAGAAACCGGCATTCTTTCAAGGCCATCGCCCGGATCCGGGAGACCACCCAGGTGCTCATTGATGTCTACAACTACCAGGGCCAGGTGTGTGTTCATCCCATCAAGGTGCAGCACCGTTATTCGCCCACCATGTTTTTCCCCCACATCAAGAAAAAAGACGAGCTCATGCCGGTCATCAACAGCGTGGAGGCCACCAGGCTGTTTTCCTATCTGGCCGATCACCAGGCGGTCAGCGCCCAGCGGCGACTGGATTATTGGGACCGCCTTTTCATGCAGGCCCGCAGCCTCCTGGAATCCGGGGCCGGGGGCGCGGAAAAAAAAGATATGGTCGAGCAGTTGAGCCGACTGCTGCTGACGCGCAACAAGCGGCTTTTATCCATGATCCGCAGGCATCTGGGCCTGGAGGATCTGCTGATGATCAAAGAAAGACTCATCGGTACCGGCTTTATCGGCGGCAAATCTTTGGGCATGCTCATGGCCCGCAAAATCTTGACACAGGACAGGGCCTTTGACTGGTCACAGGTGATAGAGCCCCATGATTCTTTTTATATCGGTTCGGACGTTTTTTATTCCTATATTGTTCAAAACGGCTGGTGGAAGCTGTTTATGGCCCACAAGACCCGCACGGGATATTTCAGCCGGGCTGCGGAACTTCGGGAGAAAATGTTAAACGGGGTATTTCCCGAAGAGATCACCGAGCAGTTCCAGCTGATGCTCGAGTATTTCGGTCAGTCGCCCATTATCGTGCGTTCCAGCAGCCTGCTCGAAGATGCTTTCGGAAGCGCCTTTGCCGGCAAGTACGAGAGTTTTTTCTGCGTCAACCAGGGTTCTCCGGAAAAACGGTACGAAAAGTTCGAAGAAGCGGTCAGGCGGATCTTTGCCAGCACCATGAGTGAAGACGCCCTGGCCTACAGGCTGCAGCGGGGCCTGGACCAGATGGATGAACAGATGGCGCTTCTGGTGCAAAGGGTTTCAGGCGCCTATCATCAGCGTTTTTTCTATCCCGAACTGGCCGGCGTCGGGCTTTCCTACAATCCCTTTGTGTGGAAAAAGGGCATGGACCCGCATGCCGGTATGATCCGGCTGGTATTCGGCCTGGGCACCCGGGCGGTCAACCGGGTGGAAAATGATTATCCCAGAATCGTGGCCACAGACGATCCCCTGGTGCGCCCGCTTGCGGGCATGCATGATATCCGGAAATTTTCCCAGCATTACATTGACCTGCTCAACCTGGAGCAAAACGATATCCAGAGCCTGTCTGTCCAGGAACTGCTGGAAAAGCAGCGGCCGGAAAAATTTGATTTATTGGCCACCCGGGATGAAGAAGCCGATCGGGAAATGCGCCGCATGGGGCGGCCGCAAAAAGATATCTGGATTCTGACCTTTGATTTGTTTTTGACCCGCACGTCGTTTATTGACTGGATGAAGCGTATGCTGAGCCGGCTGGAAAAGGCCTATGAATACCCGGTGGATGTGGAATTTACCGTTAACTTCAATCAGTCCGATCAGCTCCAGATCAACCTGCTCCAGTGCCGGCCGCTGCAGACCATTGGTGACAGAAGCCGGGTGTTTCTGCCCAGCAGCGTGCCGCCGGACCGGATCCTGGTCCGCATGGAAGGCAATTTCATGGGCGGCAATATCAGCCAGCCCATATCCCGGATTATCTTCGTGGATTGCCAGGCCTATGCCGGGCTTTCCCGTTCGGAGAAATACAGCGTGGCCCGCTTGGTGGGCCGGTTAAACCGGCAGATCCCCGATCGGGAGAAAATGCCCACCCTGCTGATGGGCCCGGGGCGCTGGGGAACCCATACGCCGGAGATGGGCGTTGCTGTTCACTTCTCGGAAATCAACCACATTGCCGCCATTGCTGAAATCAGCTACCAGGACGGCAGCCTGATCCCGGATCTGTCCTTTGGGACCCATTTTTTCCATGATTTGATTGAAACCGGAATTTTTTACCTGGCCATTTATCCCGAATCTCCGGGCGTGGAATTTAATGCCCGCTGGATCCGGTCCCTGCCAAACGCACTGGAAGAAACCGCCGAAGAAGACACCCGGCTTTCTCACGTTGTCCGGGTGGTGGACACAGCCGGTTTGGGATTAAAGCTGCAGTCTGATGTGGCCGGACAAAGGGTGATCTGCTACCGGGAATAA
- the sugE gene encoding quaternary ammonium compound efflux SMR transporter SugE, which produces MVWIVLILAGLFETGWAIGLKYTQGFTRLWPSVWTLLAMLASVWLLGLAMKSLPVGTAYAVWVGIGAVGTVILGIALFDEPAGAGRLISIGLIVAGIIGLKLATPS; this is translated from the coding sequence ATGGTTTGGATTGTTCTGATTCTTGCCGGCTTATTTGAAACCGGCTGGGCCATTGGATTGAAATACACCCAGGGGTTTACCCGGCTGTGGCCAAGCGTGTGGACCCTTTTGGCAATGCTTGCCAGCGTGTGGCTGCTGGGGCTGGCCATGAAAAGTCTGCCCGTTGGAACCGCATATGCAGTATGGGTGGGCATTGGCGCGGTGGGCACCGTGATTCTGGGCATTGCACTATTTGATGAGCCGGCCGGCGCCGGCCGGCTCATCAGCATTGGCTTGATCGTTGCCGGAATCATCGGGCTCAAGCTGGCAACGCCGTCCTGA
- a CDS encoding rubrerythrin family protein, whose amino-acid sequence MKEKTRENVYTAFIGEAKAYFRLLAYAEKAEEEEVPQIALLFRAVAEAERVHATRHLNLVRDLLVKDTDTNLLDSFKREQSISENEYPEMIKAAEDEGETQAATTFGQARDAEAYHAKLYERALYQVIKNTVKAYQVCQVCGYVTDKKAPEKCPVCGAPREKFKTVE is encoded by the coding sequence ATGAAGGAAAAAACCAGAGAAAATGTATACACGGCATTTATCGGCGAGGCCAAGGCCTATTTCAGGCTTCTGGCGTATGCTGAGAAAGCCGAGGAAGAAGAGGTCCCCCAGATTGCCCTTTTGTTCAGGGCCGTTGCCGAAGCCGAGCGGGTACATGCCACGCGCCATTTAAACCTGGTCAGGGATCTGCTGGTAAAGGACACGGATACCAACCTGCTCGATTCTTTTAAACGCGAGCAGTCCATCAGCGAAAACGAGTATCCGGAAATGATCAAGGCCGCCGAAGACGAGGGCGAAACCCAGGCCGCCACAACATTCGGCCAGGCCCGGGATGCCGAGGCCTATCATGCCAAACTCTATGAGCGCGCCCTTTATCAGGTCATCAAAAACACCGTCAAGGCCTATCAGGTCTGCCAGGTCTGCGGGTATGTCACAGACAAAAAAGCACCCGAGAAATGCCCGGTATGCGGGGCTCCCAGGGAAAAATTCAAGACCGTGGAATAA
- a CDS encoding DUF1638 domain-containing protein codes for MNFENIAIVSCGTLSPELNYLRQEGFLNPAHLYFTTPGLHEDPRELEKQLTDKIRKAQEKTEKILVVYGGKFCYVNTGDVTRTIDTIIHEQGGHIARINATHCMDMLAGKEQRQELANGEKVLWLTPGWIKFRHQVYKGWDKGLANENFPKHTGGAMVLDAIGFMDQYMAEKPEELLEYSDWMGIPIQPCPITLERFKSLLEEQAIALAG; via the coding sequence ATGAATTTTGAAAACATCGCCATTGTATCTTGCGGCACACTGAGCCCGGAACTCAATTACCTGCGCCAGGAAGGATTCTTAAACCCGGCGCATTTGTACTTCACCACACCCGGACTTCATGAAGACCCCCGGGAACTGGAAAAACAGCTCACTGATAAGATCCGAAAAGCACAGGAAAAAACCGAAAAAATCCTTGTTGTCTACGGCGGGAAGTTCTGCTATGTCAATACCGGTGACGTTACCCGAACCATTGACACGATTATCCATGAACAGGGCGGCCATATTGCCCGGATTAACGCCACCCATTGCATGGACATGCTCGCGGGCAAAGAACAGCGACAGGAGCTGGCAAACGGGGAAAAGGTGTTGTGGCTCACCCCTGGATGGATCAAATTCCGCCATCAGGTATACAAGGGATGGGACAAGGGGCTGGCCAATGAAAATTTTCCCAAACATACCGGCGGCGCCATGGTACTCGACGCCATCGGTTTTATGGACCAGTACATGGCGGAAAAGCCCGAGGAACTGCTGGAATATTCGGACTGGATGGGCATTCCCATCCAGCCCTGCCCCATTACCCTCGAGCGATTCAAATCCCTTCTTGAGGAGCAGGCCATTGCCCTGGCAGGCTGA
- a CDS encoding 3-hydroxyacyl-CoA dehydrogenase family protein, giving the protein MNIDDVKNITVVGAGNMGHQIATLCAIKGYKTVCTDVKEDVLKKAEAFVDKYLPGRVKKGKLTEEQAMQARNNIRFTQSLDDAAKEADYVIEAVLEVVDLKRKIFADLDRITPEHAILATNSSFIVSSKIADATKRPEKVCNLHFFNPALVMKLVEVVQGPHTGDETVEISMDLCRNLEKVPVHLKKEVDGFLLNRIFRAINHEALWLLDMGVASVEDIDKACVYGAGHPMGPFRLNDLTGIDLAYTMAMESFKATGDPAQRPSPSVVEHYVKGEYGEKTGKGWYDYSDKQ; this is encoded by the coding sequence ATGAACATTGACGACGTAAAAAACATTACCGTGGTCGGGGCCGGCAACATGGGGCATCAGATAGCCACCCTGTGCGCTATCAAGGGGTATAAAACCGTCTGCACCGACGTCAAGGAAGATGTGCTCAAAAAGGCTGAGGCCTTTGTAGACAAGTATCTGCCCGGCCGGGTCAAAAAGGGCAAACTCACCGAGGAGCAGGCTATGCAGGCCAGGAACAACATTCGGTTTACCCAGAGCCTCGATGATGCAGCCAAAGAAGCCGATTATGTGATTGAGGCCGTGCTGGAGGTGGTGGACCTGAAGAGAAAGATTTTTGCCGACCTGGACCGGATTACGCCGGAGCATGCCATTCTGGCCACCAACAGCTCCTTTATTGTCAGCTCCAAAATCGCTGATGCCACAAAGCGGCCGGAAAAAGTGTGCAATTTGCATTTTTTCAATCCCGCCCTGGTCATGAAACTGGTGGAAGTGGTCCAGGGTCCCCATACCGGCGATGAAACAGTGGAAATCTCCATGGATCTGTGCCGGAACCTGGAAAAGGTCCCCGTGCATCTGAAAAAGGAAGTGGACGGATTTCTGCTCAATCGCATATTCCGCGCAATTAACCATGAAGCCCTATGGCTGCTGGACATGGGCGTTGCCTCTGTCGAAGACATTGACAAAGCTTGCGTCTACGGCGCAGGCCATCCCATGGGGCCCTTCCGTTTAAACGATCTCACAGGCATTGACCTGGCCTACACCATGGCCATGGAAAGCTTCAAGGCCACCGGCGATCCTGCCCAGCGTCCTTCGCCCAGCGTGGTGGAGCATTACGTCAAGGGGGAATACGGTGAGAAGACCGGCAAGGGCTGGTATGACTATTCCGATAAGCAATAA
- a CDS encoding PPC domain-containing DNA-binding protein, producing the protein MMKKIQSAERFMGRLTHGADLLDEITALCREKNIRLGRLEAIGAVQRARLAYYDQKTREYQFFTLDQPLEIAKLSGNISIKDGQPMVHAHVTLADGAGNAYGGHLAQGTVIFACELIIEGYDGAIFERKYDEETGLPLWSTDM; encoded by the coding sequence ATGATGAAAAAAATCCAATCCGCAGAACGCTTTATGGGTCGGCTCACCCATGGTGCGGATCTGCTCGATGAAATCACTGCCCTGTGCAGGGAAAAAAACATTCGCCTCGGGCGGCTGGAAGCCATCGGCGCAGTCCAGCGGGCCCGGCTGGCCTATTATGACCAGAAAACAAGGGAGTACCAGTTTTTCACCCTGGATCAGCCCCTTGAGATCGCAAAGCTTTCCGGCAACATATCCATAAAAGACGGACAGCCAATGGTCCATGCCCATGTCACTCTGGCTGACGGGGCCGGAAACGCTTACGGGGGCCACCTTGCCCAGGGCACCGTAATTTTTGCCTGCGAACTCATTATCGAGGGCTATGACGGGGCGATTTTTGAAAGAAAATATGACGAGGAAACCGGCCTTCCCCTTTGGTCCACAGATATGTAA
- a CDS encoding thiolase family protein yields MPEREIVFVDAVRTAFGRMGGTLRDVFCSKLGGIALKGLLDKTGIAEKAHVDTVMAGSAAHCSHALNPARWAALYSGLPYETSASYVEMQCGSAIDSINHAAWKMLAGQADIVIAGGMESYSQVAAKFSMSTPPYKLIPPMPIQQQLSPVPEECIGMGLTAENLQQMYHISRQASDEFAYNSQMRARAAMEAGYFKDEIVPVTFPATRKTPEVVFDTDEHPRFETTLEALAKLPPAFSKEGTVTAGNASGRNDGAAFVLMMTRQKAQELGYEPMAKWLAGADYGCDPRIMGIAPAHAVPRALSRAGLKLSQMDHMECNEAFAVQNLAVIKEIENQTGEKVDMEKWNPLGGAIAFGHPNGASGARVGMFAMRTLIRNGGRYGFFSSCCGGGLGVATVIENLQR; encoded by the coding sequence ATGCCTGAAAGAGAAATTGTTTTTGTTGATGCCGTGCGCACGGCATTCGGGCGCATGGGGGGCACCCTCCGGGATGTTTTCTGCTCCAAGCTCGGCGGCATTGCCCTGAAAGGACTGCTGGACAAAACCGGGATTGCCGAAAAAGCGCATGTGGATACTGTGATGGCCGGTTCAGCCGCCCATTGCTCCCATGCGCTGAACCCGGCCCGCTGGGCCGCCTTGTATTCGGGCCTTCCATATGAAACTTCGGCCTCTTACGTGGAGATGCAGTGCGGTTCTGCCATTGATTCCATCAATCATGCCGCCTGGAAGATGCTCGCCGGCCAGGCCGATATCGTGATTGCCGGCGGCATGGAATCCTACAGCCAGGTGGCGGCAAAGTTTTCCATGTCCACCCCGCCCTACAAGCTGATTCCGCCAATGCCGATTCAGCAGCAGCTTTCTCCTGTACCGGAAGAATGCATTGGCATGGGTTTGACCGCGGAAAACCTGCAGCAAATGTATCATATTTCAAGGCAGGCTTCTGATGAGTTTGCCTATAACAGCCAGATGCGGGCCAGGGCCGCCATGGAGGCCGGTTATTTCAAAGACGAGATTGTGCCGGTGACCTTCCCGGCGACCCGAAAAACCCCGGAAGTGGTTTTTGACACAGACGAGCATCCCCGGTTTGAGACCACACTGGAAGCCCTTGCCAAGCTGCCGCCCGCCTTTAGCAAAGAGGGGACCGTGACGGCCGGAAACGCCTCGGGCAGAAACGACGGTGCGGCATTCGTGCTGATGATGACCCGGCAGAAGGCCCAAGAGCTGGGCTATGAGCCCATGGCCAAATGGCTTGCAGGTGCGGATTACGGCTGCGATCCCAGGATCATGGGCATCGCCCCGGCTCACGCCGTGCCCAGGGCGCTTTCCCGGGCCGGGCTGAAGCTTTCCCAGATGGATCACATGGAATGCAATGAGGCTTTTGCGGTCCAGAACCTGGCGGTGATCAAGGAAATAGAAAACCAGACCGGTGAGAAGGTGGACATGGAAAAGTGGAATCCCCTGGGCGGGGCCATTGCCTTTGGCCATCCCAACGGTGCATCCGGTGCCCGGGTGGGCATGTTTGCCATGCGCACCCTGATTCGCAACGGCGGCCGGTATGGATTTTTCAGCTCCTGCTGCGGCGGGGGACTGGGCGTTGCCACAGTGATTGAAAACCTGCAGCGGTAA